A window of the Cynocephalus volans isolate mCynVol1 chromosome 10, mCynVol1.pri, whole genome shotgun sequence genome harbors these coding sequences:
- the LOC134388189 gene encoding nuclear factor erythroid 2-related factor 2-like: MDLIDILWRQDIDLGVSREVFDFSQRRKEYELEKQKKLEKERQEQLQKEQEKAFFAQLQLDEETGEFLPIQPAQHIQSETSGSANYSQVAHIPKPDALYFDDCMQLLAETFPFVDDNEVSSAPFQSLVPDIPSHIESPVFSSPNQAQSPETSVQVLAADLDNMPQDIEQVWEELLSIPELQCLNIENDKLVETAMVPSPEAKLTEIDNNYHFYSSIPSLEKEVGNCSPHFLNAFEDSFSSILSAEDPSQLTVNSLNSDATVNTDFGDEFYSAFIAEPSISNSMPSSATLSQSLSELLNGPTDVSDLSLCKAFNQNHPESIAEFNDSDSGISLNTSPSMASPEHSVESSIYGDTPLGFSDSEMEELDSAPGSVKQNGTKTQPTHSSKDTVQPLSPSRGHSAPVPDAQCESTPKKELPVSPGHRKTPFTKDKHSSHLEAHLTRDELRAKALHIPFPVEKIINLPVDDFNEMMSKEQFNEAQLALIRDIRRRGKNKVAAQNCRKRKLENIVELEQDLDHLKDEKEKLLKEKGENDKSLHLLKKQLSTLYLEVFSMLRDEDGKPYSPSEYSLQQTRDGNVFLVPKSKKPDVKKN; this comes from the coding sequence ATGGATTTGATTGACATACTTTGGAGGCAAGATATAGATCTTGGGGTAAGTCGAGAAGTATTTGACTTCAGTCAGCGGCGGAAGGAGTATGagctggaaaaacagaaaaaacttgAAAAGGAAAGACAAGAACAACTccaaaaggagcaagagaaagcCTTTTTTGCTCAGTTACAACTAGATGAAGAGACAGGTGAATTCCTCCCAATTCAGCCAGCCCAACACATCCAGTCAGAAACCAGTGGATCAGCCAACTACTCCCAGGTTGCCCACATTCCCAAACCAGATGCTTTGTACTTTGATGACTGCATGCAGCTTTTGGCAGAGACATTCCCATTTGTAGATGACAATGAGGTTTCTTCGGCTCCATTTCAGTCACTTGTTCCTGATATTCCCAGCCACATTGAGAGCCCAGTCTTCAGTTCTCCCAATCAGGCTCAGTCACCTGAAACTTCTGTTCAGGTGCTTGCTGCTGATTTAGACAATATGCCGCAGGACATTGAGCAAGTTTGGGAGGAGCTATTATCCATTCCAGAATTACAGTGTCTTAATATTGAAAATGACAAGCTTGTTGAGACTGCCATGGTTCCAAGTCCAGAAGCCAAACTGACAGAAATTGACAACAATTATCATTTCTACTCATCGATCCCCTCACTGGAAAAAGAAGTAGGTAACTGCAGTCCACATTTTCTTAATGCTTTTGAGGATTCCTTCAGCAGCATTCTCTCCGCAGAAGACCCCAGCCAGTTAACAGTGAACTCATTAAATTCAGATGCCACAGTAAACACAGATTTTGGTGATGAATTTTATTCTGCTTTCATAGCAGAGCCCAGTATCAGCAACAGCATGCCCTCCTCTGCTACTTTAAGCCAGTCACTCTCTGAACTTCTAAATGGGCCCACTGATGTTTCTGATCTGTCACTTTGTAAAGCTTTCAATCAGAACCACCCTGAAAGCATAGCAGAATTCAATGATTCTGACTCTGGCATTTCACTGAACACAAGTCCCAGCATGGCATCACCAGAACACTCAGTGGAATCTTCCATCTATGGAGACACACCACTTGGCTTCAGTGATTCTGAAATGGAAGAGCTAGATAGTGCCCCTGGAAGTGTCAAACAGAATGGTACTAAAACACAGCCAACACATTCTTCTAAGGATACAGTGCAACCCCTGTCACCATCTCGGGGGCACAGTGCTCCAGTGCCTGATGCCCAGTGTGAAAGCACACCAAAGAAAGAATTGCCTGTAAGTCCTGGTCATCGAAAAACCCCATTCACAAAAGACAAACATTCAAGCCACTTGGAGGCTCATCTCACAAGAGATGAGCTTAGGGCAAAAGCTCTCCATATCCCCTTCCCTGTAGAAAAAATCATTAACCTCCCTGTTGATGACTTCAATGAAATGATGTCCAAGGAGCAGTTCAATGAGGCTCAACTTGCACTTATTCGAGATATACGTAGGAGGGGTAAGAATAAAGTGGCTGCTCAgaattgcagaaaaagaaaactggaaaatatagTAGAGCTAGAGCAAGACTTAGatcatttaaaagatgaaaaagaaaaattgcttaaagaaaaaggagaaaatgacaaAAGCCTACATCTACTGAAAAAACAACTCAGCACCTTATATCTCGAAGTCTTCAGCATGCTTCGTGATGAAGATGGAAAACCTTATTCTCCTAGTGAATACTCTCTGCAGCAAACAAGAGATGGCAATGTATTCCTTGTTCCCAAAAGTAAGAAGCCAGATGTTAAGAAAAACTAG
- the LOC134387302 gene encoding histone H2A.N: MVGGLGGTGSHSLQQQYRPPCVYFICLNGLRFPMKKTEIYIPAKKKYEWASSAVGKKRRKSRKRRKKKEVYFSYMWKILKQTHPDFSGCSWVVDALGALDGCHLEWVSLEAFRLSFYNHRRAVTSREILEAVKQRSSQKLLNK; encoded by the exons ATGGTGGGGGGACTGGGGGGTACAGGCAgccacagcctccagcagcagtatcGGCCTCCCTGTG TGTACTTCATTTGCTTAAATGGCCTAAGATTCCCaatgaagaaaactgaaatttatatCCCAGCCAAAAAGAAGTATGAGTGGGCCAGCTCAGCTgttgggaagaagaggaggaaaagcaggaagaggaggaagaagaaggaagtCTATTTTAGTTACATGTGGAAAATCCTAAAGCAA ACCCACCCTGACTTCAGTGGGTGCTCCTGGGTTGTGGATGCACTGGGCGCTCTGGATGGTTGTCACCTGGAATGGGTTAGTCTGGAGGCGTTTAGATTGTCCTTCTACAACCACAGAAGAGCCGTCACCAGCAGAGAGATCCTTGAAGCAGTCAAGCAGAGATCCTCTCAAAAGcttttgaataaatga